From Penicillium psychrofluorescens genome assembly, chromosome: 6, one genomic window encodes:
- a CDS encoding uncharacterized protein (ID:PFLUO_008907-T1.cds;~source:funannotate) translates to MALPRTLVQARALPRPLVASPRRAKRAMASMADLSGNQQAHNRDEGSIANAFTSMSKQSQDLPTRFLTLKRELSHNNGRAILDGWKRLLDTLAADRLADWNPQMIPEIPFSAIQTNNGQLPAEAQRALKKRGTIIIRGVVSVEQALDWKRRVRDYIHLNPSTKGFPADNPQVYEIYWSKTQLEARAHAHMLTAQAALNQVWSAALGDPVDTSVPVTYCDRLRIRTPGDTSFNLGPHLDGGSLERWEDPEYRKCYEEILTGQWEDHDPFAITHRLNATVDMYHGPGGCSAFRSYQVNPPQGLEEFKSNNWTDQDSQGWLSLSDCSPGAGTLRVMPHLLSSSAYTLLRPFVHQDPQTDRWTLDDKTSTFHGAAMGAGQELLATEHPHIYSNGFVSIPRVQPGDAVFWHCDVAHMVENQHRGTEDSSVLYIPAAPLCEVNARYLKSQRESFLEGRPPPDFPGGIGERNFEERGMVDGLSDQGKRAMGCLGIEVSEKAEDGRREAARRANEILGFDG, encoded by the exons ATGGCTCTGCCACGAACCCTAGTGCAAGCCAGAGCGCTTCCGCGGCCACTTGTTGCCAGCCCTCGCCGCGCAAAGCGGGCCATGGCCTCAATGGCCGACCTCAGCGGTAACCAGCAAGCCCACAACCGCGACGAGGGATCCATCGCCAATGCATTCACCTCAATGTCCAAGCAATCCCAGGACCTACCCACACGATTCCTAACCCTCAAACGAGAGCTCTCCCACAATAACGGCCGCGCCATTCTCGACGGATGGAAGAGACTCCTCGACACCCTCGCAGCAGACAGACTAGCTGACTGGAATCCGCAAATGATCCCCGAGATCCCTTTCTCCGCGATCCAGACCAACAATGGGCAGCTACCTGCCGAGGCTCAGCGCGCGCTGAAAAAACGGGGCACTATCATTATTCGTGGAGTGGTTTCGGTGGAGCAGGCGCTTGATTGGAAGAGGCGGGTTCGGGATTATATACATCTCAATCCGTCCACGAAGGGCTTTCCCGCGGATAATCCGCAGGTCTATGAGATCTACTGGTCGAAGACGCAGCTCGAGGCGAGAGCTCATGCGCATATGCTCACTGCCCAGGCAGCGCTTAACCAGGTGTGGTCTGCTGCGCTGGGGGATCCTGTTGATACCAGTGTCCCGGTGACGTACTGCGATCGGTTGCGCATCCGCACG CCCGGTGATACGTCGTTCAATCTTGGGCCTCATTTGGATGGGGGCTCGCTGGAGCGATGGGAGGACCCCGAGTACCGCAAGTGCTACGAGGAGATATTGACTGGCCAGTGGGAGGACCATGATCCCTTTGCTATCACGCATCGGCTCAATGCGACGGTTGATATGTATCATGGGCCAGGCGGATGCTCTGCTTTTCGCTCCTACCAGGTGAATCCTCCCCAGGGCCTCGAGGAATTCAAATCCAATAACTGGACTGACCAAGACTCACAGGGCTGGCTCTCCCTCTCAGACTGCAGCCCCGGAGCAGGCACCTTACGAGTAATGCCGCACCTCctctcatccagcgcatacaccctcctccgcccTTTCGTCCACCAGGACCCCCAAACCGACAGATGGACCCTCGACGACAAAACAAGCACCTTTCACGGCGCAGCGATGGGCGCAGGCCAAGAACTACTAGCCACAGAGCACCCGCACATCTACAGCAACGGATTCGTCTCCATCCCGCGCGTCCAGCCCGGcgacgccgtcttctggCACTGCGACGTCGCGCACATGGTGGAGAACCAGCACCGGGGAACTGAAGATTCAAGCGTGCTGTATATCCCTGCAGCGCCACTGTGCGAGGTTAATGCTCGCTATTTGAAGAGTCAGAGGGAGTCGTTCTTGGAGGGGAGACCGCCGCCGGACTTTCCGGGGGGAATTGGGGAGAGAAATTTTGAAGAGCgggggatggtggatgggtTGTCTGATCAGGGAAAGCGGGCAATGGGGTGTTTGGGGATTGAAGTGAGTGAGAAGGCGGAGGATGGACGGAGAgaggcggcgaggagggctaATGAGATCTTGGGGTTTGATGGTTGA
- a CDS encoding uncharacterized protein (ID:PFLUO_008908-T1.cds;~source:funannotate) codes for MPTFAYWRRDQRRSALPPAPPPPVPAPTSSKGGNESPIGIPSHLPALPDTPILTKTPDDAPFIDVPPPPTSDSPLETDTAKLDITTSTAALSSSFSLAAPSPFTEAEYRPHSSPSPGERDREPALISPSQLSIPSPSPQQDQASEGEPNSKPTSPFRRSFVGGMGFRTLQAQPVDAQKRSPTAAAGNPGHSRFRASPDESSPDKQNMQREFRAEGAGAVARRAGDRDLSADHTSHKSGKAMLHLLNPMSLLARRRSSQVPGSRTDEANIGAQNLVPAIPDDYDPRIRGNIVHDFSAPRPRRNLSGPEANPQSAHDPSPSQSGGPDSNSPWSDHQKRLSDHSPVFKEHFEDDQKMLQVENKGYLQSSLLTNQSQPGYEKSIPVFARKLPSRLPDQNQDPANHPDSEPAPDPPEKTSPPPADPQDQDQDTIPHVPPQLSGLPKHFMSNASRFSFDMNGVESSVQEKLLEEKHKEKAAARRLEQSFFDDFDDEFDNEILDDVDGLEEKIPGVNADADDDDDDYNSLSVSRDVNGEVKSWAIPGLSPVAASPITPAAPQPSQFATYQYEDSPFGGNAAQQSQQVPTDSSETKRQGHFSMSSNPPQTSTLQDDDDDDDLYFDDGDFGDLTLTGDDENKVDESMFDDESGHLFAPNPAGEHVVPIPSTDDEKLRRNDSVAKESVLEEDGNPGLKHMPSVASDYRVTTSIKRGPLGEPIPNMGPTRGRGGVLTEQNLEVLHHALAFAANEAASKSRFERTFSVSEKSIGRDSVSGASQTGEPGLVSDDSRLSQAADIMTYEDAFEDSIYDDDALYDDPIVAAANAEALENDDEGFYGQEFGFYAQAHGTCESESELTNGGYFGPRGVDGISRSHSGRGKFQEPSLTPITERSEWSTRNSMISLKAHGAGHSNASLASPGLAQLVDMGNLDDEMSLSALMKLRRGAWGGSNGSLRSSAGSPPPHTLTSSNRGSFTAASEASPTVSDVRPFSTDDGLSAGGHTGERPSTEAF; via the coding sequence ATGCCCACTTTCGCTTACTGGCGCCGCGACCAACGCCGTTCTGCGCTCCCACCGGCACCCCCTCCGCCCGTCCCGGCGCCAACATCCTCGAAAGGAGGAAACGAGAGCCCTATCGGCATTCCTTCACACCTCCCGGCGCTCCCAGATACCCCTATACTCACCAAGACGCCAGACGATGCTCCCTTCATTGATGTCCCCCCACCTCCAACGAGCGATTCGCCGCTCGAGACCGACACTGCCAAGCTAGACATCACCACATCCACAGCAGCACTCTCCTCGTCATTCAGTCTTGCTGCTCCGTCTCCCTTCACAGAGGCAGAATATCGTCCCCATTCGAGTCCCAGCCCCGGGGAGCGCGATCGAGAACCGGCCCTGATCTCACCGTCCCAACTGTCCATCCCGAGCCCAAGTCCACAGCAAGACCAGGCCAGCGAGGGAGAGCCGAATTCCAAGCCCACCTCGCCTTTTCGTCGGTCTTTCGTTGGCGGGATGGGATTTCGTACGCTGCAGGCTCAGCCTGTGGACGCACAAAAACGGTCGCCCACGGCAGCAGCGGGCAATCCGGGTCACTCTCGTTTCAGGGCTTCACCCGACGAGTCGTCCCCAGATAAACAAAACATGCAAAGAGAATTTAGAGCAGAGGGGGCTGGTGCAGTGGCACGCCGGGCTGGGGATCGTGATCTTTCGGCGGACCACACATCTCACAAGTCCGGCAAGGCAATGCTTCATCTGTTGAACCCCATGTCTCTTCTTGCTCGGCGGAGATCTTCTCAGGTGCCTGGCTCGCGGACCGACGAGGCCAACATCGGGGCACAGAATTTGGTTCCTGCGATTCCGGACGACTATGATCCGCGGATTCGAGGGAATATCGTACATGACTTCtctgctcctcgcccgcgacGGAATCTATCAGGTCCAGAGGCAAACCCTCAGAGTGCCCATGACCCATCTCCGTCGCAGTCGGGGGGACCAGATTCAAATTCTCCATGGAGTGATCATCAAAAGAGACTGAGTGATCACTCCCCAGTGTTCAAAGAACATTTTGAAGATGACCAGAAGATGCTACAAGTCGAGAACAAGGGCTATCTTCAGTCTTCGTTATTGACGAACCAATCTCAGCCTGGCTACGAGAAGTCGATACCTGTTTTTGCAAGGAAGCTTCCGTCTCGACTCCCAGACCAAAACCAAGATCCTGCCAACCACCCTGATTCAGAGCCTGCCCCGGATCCACCGGAGAAAACAAGCCCTCCTCCGGCGGATCCTCAGGATCAAGATCAAGACACCATCCCGCATGTCCCTCCACAGCTCTCAGGTTTGCCAAAACATTTCATGAGCAATGCCTCTCGCTTCAGTTTCGACATGAACGGCGTGGAGTCTTCTGTACAGGAAAagcttctggaagaaaaacaTAAGGAGAAAGCGGCCGCGCGCAGATTGGAACAGAGCTTTTTTGATGACTTTGATGACGAATTCGACAACGAAATCttggatgatgtcgacggtctcgaggagaagattcCCGGTGTCAATgcggatgccgatgatgacgatgatgattacAATTCCCTGTCGGTTTCTCGTGATGTCAATGGTGAGGTCAAGTCCTGGGCTATACCCGGATTGTCACCTGTTGCGGCTAGCCCGATCactcctgctgctccccaGCCTAGCCAATTCGCGACCTACCAATATGAGGATTCCCCTTTTGGAGGGAATGCGGCACAACAGTCTCAGCAAGTGCCTACCGATTCTTCAGAGACTAAACGTCAGGGACACTTCTCCATGAGCAGTAATCCACCCCAGACCTCGACCTTGcaggacgacgacgacgacgacgatctcTATTTTGACGATGGTGATTTTGGGGACCTCACGCTCAcgggagatgatgaaaaCAAGGTGGATGAATCCATGTTCGACGACGAATCCGGCCACCTATTTGCTCCGAACCCTGCTGGCGAGCATGTCGTTCCCATTCCTTCTACGGATGACGAAAAACTCCGCCGCAATGACTCAGTCGCGAAAGAGAGCGTcctggaagaggatggcaACCCGGGCCTCAAGCATATGCCTAGTGTGGCCAGTGACTACCGAGTTACCACTTCGATCAAGCGCGGGCCCTTGGGCGAGCCGATCCCCAACATGGGTCCTACGCGAGGTCGCGGCGGCGTGTTGACAGAACAGAACCTCGAAGTGCTACATCATGCGCTGGCGTTCGCAGCCAATGAAGCAGCCTCTAAAAGCCGGTTCGAGCGCACCTTTAGCGTCAGCGAGAAGTCTATTGGACGAGACAGCGTTTCTGGCGCCTCGCAAACAGGCGAGCCGGGTCTAGTGTCAGACGACAGCCGCCTGAGCCAGGCAGCCGATATCATGACATACGAAGACGCCTTCGAGGATTCGATCTACGACGACGATGCGCTGTACGATGACCCAATCGTCGCGGCTGCCAACGCCGAAGCACTGGAAAACGACGACGAGGGGTTCTACGGCCAGGAATTCGGGTTCTACGCCCAAGCGCACGGCACCTGTGAGTCGGAGTCAGAGCTCACCAACGGCGGATACTTTGGCCCGCGTGGCGTGGACGGCATCTCGCGCAGCCACAGCGGCCGCGGCAAGTTCCAAGAACCCAGTCTGACGCCTATCACGGAGCGCAGCGAATGGAGCACGCGCAACTCGATGATCTCGCTGAAAGCCCACGGCGCGGGGCACTCCAACGCCTCTCTGGCCAGTCCTGGCTTGGCGCAGCTCGTGGACATGGGCAatctcgacgacgagatgTCGCTGAGCGCCCTCATGAAACTGCGCCGCGGCGCCTGGGGTGGCAGCAATGGTAGTCTGCGCAGCAGTGCCGGcagtccgccgccgcacacCCTGACTTCCTCGAATCGGGGCAGCTTCACTGCAGCTTCTGAAGCCAGTCCGACGGTCTCGGACGTGCGGCCATTTAGTACAGACGATGGTCTGTCTGCTGGTGGTCACACTGGCGAGAGACCATCAACAGAGGCCTTTTGA
- a CDS encoding uncharacterized protein (ID:PFLUO_008906-T1.cds;~source:funannotate) gives MVYSAVDQVDYDLASNASSGASRDPSPAPGHASPPRLGHFIHSMTSTDYEIVEDDDYAAADPISGRGPRHIPPLNTTVDRHSSSDPPLRSASGDIPVPLSHPTPDLQSLQGAYLGNVERLEQSAEQLSSSSVDIESEIRRIDQEQKRRSCSSASNSMILRNGTFSPAAASSSSRHGSVLSAPRQRSASGSYLAHVSESIHDEDGDFPHPIPLPVLPPPPPTSAYTSNDLLYQNHYDVAVAEIERPPTAASIDTNQEARTLFTDFDGVHFAPLDRANSLARRVSLTRPPLASKPEAYKEPQTGEHMVYYPAPVPRMLNLPPKLSRKPVTDREKRRTQLLGSVPAENRKSTAWLPGSDQPPNDDHQNRHRQSTPLPQLRASVFLEQQQPSPSLDVDVKQDSAVATLDSILDASARAPVSAFTDHPIAGHVGSYVYAKVRGKETKNKWHTMGQRQSTNNGNEHEDSGDEGRPNDDLNEMHEDSDEHSEDGAHTTDQDEEEQAEFSDYVGPPNTLLAELELRKHEMQQRRRTALPRPTHGMQATLLELDAMAQKQHAKRRRRPVTLAWDSRDTADDDDVPLAMLYPDKTEAEVEDEERPAGLMEKRQMEENEPLSTRRARLRGEPIPQPDHPATAVYQSEIPGPEADNDEEGETLAERLRRLRGQNPADTEFASGLLAEFDTRLGVAPKDDTEPEKEKEANKNDNDNETLAQRRSRLQKESSGPPRGNINPNRAPRAHRSMAALPQTRSSHVPVARKSSHDLLQHTTTNPYAKSHMSMPVQQFPPGMAMGYPMPPMGYPMMPQQAQGMMYPNAYPYNQLMMGMNAMYANGCGPNMARPPTDPTQRDVIDRWRQSIR, from the coding sequence ATGGTGTACAGCGCCGTCGACCAGGTCGACTACGACCTGGCCTCCAACGCTTCGTCCGGCGCCTCACGCGACCCCTCGCCTGCTCCCGGTCACGCGTCACCTCCCCGTCTCGGCCATTTCATCCACTCCATGACCTCCACCGACTACGAAATcgtggaggacgatgactacgccgccgccgatccCATCTCCGGACGCGGACCCCGCCACATTCCTCCGCTCAATACGACGGTCGACCGACATTCCTCGTCCGACCCGCCCTTGCGAAGCGCCTCCGGCGACATCCCCGTCCCCCTCAGCCATCCAACGCCCGACCTGCAGTCGCTGCAGGGCGCCTACCTGGGGAATGTAGAGAGACTGGAGCAGAGCGCGGAGCAGCTGAGCTCTAGCTCGGTCGATATTGAGAGTGAGATCCGGAGAATAGACCAGGAACAAAAGAGACGATCCTGCAGCTCGGCGTCCAACTCGATGATTCTCCGGAATGGCACATTCTCgcccgctgctgcttcttcatcctcccgTCATGGCTCGGTTCTTTCGGCCCCGCGTCAGCGCTCTGCATCCGGATCGTACCTGGCTCATGTTTCGGAGTCGATCCACGACGAGGACGGCGACTTTCCCCACCCGATCCCCCTTCCtgtgctgccgccgccgccgccgacgtcTGCTTACACCTCGAACGACTTGCTCTACCAGAACCACTATGATGTCGCTGTGGCGGAAATCGAGCGCCCACCGACGGCTGCGTCGATTGATACCAATCAGGAAGCCCGAACCCTCTTTACTGATTTCGATGGCGTGCATTTCGCACCGTTGGATCGAGCCAACTCTCTCGCGCGCCGGGTCTCCCTGACCAGACCGCCTCTGGCCAGCAAGCCGGAAGCGTACAAGGAGCCGCAGACGGGAGAGCACATGGTATATTACCCGGCACCCGTGCCGCGCATGCTCAACCTACCCCCGAAACTATCCCGCAAACCAGTGACAGACCGCGAGAAGCGCCGGACACAGCTCCTGGGCTCCGTTCCTGCCGAAAATAGAAAGTCGACCGCATGGCTGCCTGGATCTGACCAGCCACCCAACGACGACCACCAGAACAGACACCGACAGTCGACGCCTCTGCCGCAACTACGTGCAAGTGTTTTTCTTGAACAACAACAGCCGAGTCCTTCGCTGGATGTCGACGTCAAGCAGGACTCCGCCGTTGCGACTTTGGACAGCATCCTTGACGCCTCGGCCCGCGCACCAGTCTCAGCGTTCACCGATCATCCTATTGCTGGCCACGTCGGGTCATATGTTTATGCGAAAGTACGAGGGAAAGAAACCAAGAATAAATGGCACACGATGGGGCAACGTCAGAGCACCAACAATGGGAACGAGCATGAGGACTCAGGGGATGAGGGACGCCCAAATGATGATTTGAATGAGATGCACGAGGACTCTGATGAGCACTCAGAAGATGGGGCACACACCACCGAccaagacgaggaagagcaAGCAGAGTTCTCTGACTATGTCGGACCGCCAAATACCCTGCTAGCGGAGCTGGAGCTACGGAAGCACGAGATGCAacagcggcggcggacgGCACTGCCTAGGCCCACGCATGGGATGCAGGCCACActgctggagctggacgctATGGCTCAAAAACAGCATGCCAAAAGACGGCGGCGACCAGTCACTCTGGCGTGGGACAGTCGCGATACTGCAGATGACGACGACGTACCGCTGGCCATGCTCTACCCGGACAAGACCGAAGCCGAagtcgaggacgaggaacgTCCGGCGGGACTGATGGAGAAGCGgcagatggaagagaatgaGCCGCTGAGCACACGTCGTGCCCGGCTACGGGGTGAACCCATTCCTCAACCAGACCACCCCGCCACAGCGGTGTATCAGAGTGAGATCCCCGGGCCGGAGGCAGACAACGACGAAGAGGGGGAAACACTGGCCGAACGCTTGCGACGACTTCGAGGACAGAACCCGGCCGACACCGAATTCGCCAGTGGACTTCTAGCGGAATTCGACACCCGGCTTGGAGTTGCTCCCAAAGACGACACCGAGcccgaaaaggaaaaggaagccAATAAGAATGACAACGACAACGAAACCCTCGCCCAGCGCCGAAGTCGACTCCAAAAGGAGAGCAGCGGCCCCCCGCGCGGGAATATCAATCCCAACCGGGCACCCCGAGCCCATCGCAGCATGGCCGCCCTACCGCAGACACGTTCGTCCCATGTTCCTGTTGCCCGCAAATCCTCGCacgatctcctccagcacacaacaacaaacccATATGCAAAGTCCCACATGTCCATGCCCGTGCAGCAATTCCCACCTGGAATGGCAATGGGGTATCCGATGCCGCCCATGGGCTATCCCATGATGCCCCAGCAGGCCCAGGGAATGATGTATCCGAACGCCTATCCCTACAACCAGCTGATGATGGGCATGAACGCGATGTATGCCAATGGCTGTGGGCCAAACATGGCGAGACCGCCTACTGATCCCACGCAACGTGATGTGATTGATCGCTGGCGGCAGAGCATCCGCTAG
- a CDS encoding uncharacterized protein (ID:PFLUO_008909-T1.cds;~source:funannotate) produces MFRNTALKATRSGMLRGAACSSCRRTVHLASNVRGASKSSGFGLTARRPLAVVDRAFNGARYYAVSAEETSKGVDPNDSFLQGNTANYIDEMYLAWKNDPSSVHISWQTYFKNMEEGNMPMSQAFTPPPTLVPTPTGGVPQTMPGTGLAAGADVANHLKVQLLVRAYQARGHHKAKIDPLGIRGEAEAFGYDKPKELELDHYGFTERDLDEEFALGPGILPRFLSESRKKMTLREIIGACEKIYCGSYGVEYIHIPDRKPCDWIRDRFEIPEPYQYSVDEKRRILDRLIWSSSFESFLATKFPNDKRFGLEGCETLVPGMKALIDRSVDYGIKDIVIGMPHRGRLNVLSNVVRKPNESIFSEFAGSTEPSDEGSGDVKYHLGMNFERPTPSGKRVQLSLVANPSHLEAEDPVVLGKTRSIQHYNNDETNYDSAMGVLLHGDAAFAAQGIVYETMGFHSLPAYSTGGTIHIVVNNQIGFTTDPRFARSTPYCSDIAKSIDAPVFHVNADDVEAVNYVCQVAADWRAEFKRDVVVDIVCYRKQGHNETDQPSFTQPLMYKRVAAQKAQLDTYIEKLINEGTFTKEDIDEHKKWVWGMLNDSFDRSRDYQPTSKEWLTSAWNNFKTPKELATEVLPHLPTAVEPTMLRHIADKIGGAPKDFTLHRNLKRILSGRKKAVDEGKNIDWATAEALAFGSLVDEGYHVRVSGQDVERGTFSQRHAVLHDQENEATYTPLQHISEKQGSFVITNSSLSEFGCLGFEYGYSLTSPNAMVMWEAQFGDFANNAQCIIDQFIASGETKWLQRSGLVVSLPHGYDGQGPEHSSGRMERWLQLCNEEPRVFPSPERLDRQHQDCNMQIACMTEPSNLFHLLRRQMHRQFRKPLIIFFSKSLLRHPIARSDIEAFSDDSHFQWIIRDPAHGNTIDAPEKIERVVICSGQVYAALVKHREANGIRNTAITRVEQLHPFPWDQLRENLDSYPNARNIVWCQEEPLNAGAWSFVQPRIETLLNATEHHNRRHIMYAGRSPSASVATGLKAVHLKEEQEFLEDAFSVHQERLKGE; encoded by the exons ATGTTCAGAAACACTGCTTTGAAGGCCACCCGCAGCGGTATGCTGCGCGGTGCTGCCTGCTCTTCATGCCGGAGAACCGTTCATCTGGCTTCGAATGTTCGCGGCGCCTCCAAGTCCTCCGGCTTCGGTTTGACGGCCCGCCGTCCTCTGGCGGTTGTCGACCGCGCTTTCAACGGCGCACGATACTATGCGGTATCTGCGGAGGAGACGAGCAAGGGAGTG GATCCGAACGATTCCTTCCTCCAGGGAAACACCGCCAACTACATCGATGAGATGTATCTGGCGTGGAAGAACGACCCGTCTTCCGTCCACATCTCGTGGCAAACTTACTTTAAGAACATGGAAGAGGGTAACATGCCCATGTCCCAGGCCTTCACGCCTCCTCCCACCCTTGTCCCCACTCCTACCGGTGGCGTTCCCCAGACTATGCCCGGCACCggtctcgccgccggcgctgATGTCGCGAACCACTTGAAGGTCCAGCTTCTGGTGCGTGCTTACCAGGCCCGTGGCCACCACAAGGCCAAGATTGACCCTCTCGGTATCCGTGGTGAGGCCGAGGCCTTCGGCTATGACAAGCCCAaggagctcgagctggaCCACTACGGGTTCACCGAGCGcgatctggacgaggagttTGCCCTGGGACCCGGTATTCTACCTCGTTTCCTCTCCGAGagccgcaagaagatgaccCTTCGCGAGATCATTGGCGCCTGCGAGAAGATCTACTGCGGCTCGTACGGTGTGGAATACATCCACATTCCTGACCGCAAGCCCTGCGACTGGATCCGTGACCGCTTCGAGATCCCCGAGCCCTACCAGTACTCCGTCGACGAGAAGCGCCGTATCCTCGACCGTCTGATCTGGAGTTCCAGCTTCGAGTCCTTCCTAGCCACCAAGTTCCCCAACGACAAGCGTTTCGGTCTGGAGGGCTGTGAGACTCTTGTCCCCGGTATGAAGGCCTTGATTGACCGCAGCGTCGACTACGGCATCAAGGACATTGTCATTGGTATGCCTCACCGTGGTCGTCTCAACGTGCTGTCCAACGTTGTCCGGAAACCGAACGAGTCCATCTTCAGCGAGTTTGCTGGTTCGACCGAGCCGTCCGACGAGGGCTCCGGTGATGTCAAGTATCACTTGGGCATGAACTTCGAGCGCCCGACCCCCTCGGGTAAGCGCGTGCAGCTGTCTCTGGTGGCCAACCCGTCCCATctggaggccgaggaccCCGTTGTCCTGGGCAAGACCCGTTCTATCCAGCACTACAACAACGATGAGACCAACTACGACTCGGCCATGGGTGTCCTGCTTCACGGTGACGCTGCTTTTGCCGCCCAGGGCATTGTCTATGAGACCATGGGTTTCCACTCCCTTCCGGCTTACTCGACCGGTGGTACCATCCACATCGTTGTGAACAACCAGATCGGTTTCACCACCGACCCTCGCTTTGCCCGGTCCACTCCGTACTGCTCGGACATTGCCAAGTCCATTGATGCCCCCGTCTTCCACGTGAATGCCGACGATGTCGAGGCCGTCAACTACGTCTGCCAGGTCGCCGCCGACTGGCGCGCCGAGTTCAAGCGCGACGTTGTCGTTGACATCGTCTGCTACCGTAAACAGGGCCACAACGAGACCGACCAGCCTTCCTTCACCCAGCCCCTGATGTACAAGCGCGTTGCTGCCCAAAAGGCTCAGCTCGACACCTACATCGAGAAGCTGATCAACGAAGGTACCTTCAccaaggaggacatcgatGAGCACAAGAAGTGGGTCTGGGGCATGCTGAACGACAGCTTCGACCGCAGCCGCGACTACCAGCCCACCAGCAAGGAATGGCTGACCTCCGCCTGGAACAACTTCAAGACTCCCAAGGAGCTGGCCACCGAGGTGCTTCCTCACTTGCCCACCGCCGTGGAGCCCACCATGTTGCGCCATATCGCCGACAAGATCGGCGGTGCTCCCAAGGACTTCACTCTTCACCGCAACCTCAAGCGTATTTTGAGCGGCCGCAAGAAGGCTGTCGATGAGGGCAAGAACATCGACtgggccaccgccgaggcTCTTGCTTTCGGTTCGCTCGTCGATGAGGGCTACCATGTCCGTGTCTCTGGACAGGATGTCGAGCGTGGTACCTTCTCCCAGCGTCACGCTGTCCTGCACGACCAGGAGAATGAGGCCACCTACACTCCCCTGCAGCACATCAGCGAGAAGCAGGGCAGCTTCGTGATTACCAACTCGTCCCTGAGCGAGTTTGGTTGCCTTGGCTTCGAATACGGTTACTCGCTAACCTCGCCCAACGCTATGGTCATGTGGGAGGCTCAGTTTGGTGACTTTGCCAACAACGCTCAGTGTATCATTGATCAGTTCATCGCCTCCGGTGAGACCAAGTGGCTGCAGCGTTCCGGTCTGGTCGTTTCCCTGCCCCACGGTTACGATGGCCAGGGTCCCGAGCACTCGTCCGGTCGCATGGAGCGCTGGCTGCAGCTGTGCAACGAGGAGCCTCGCGTGTTCCCGTCGCCAGAGAGACTGGACCGCCAGCACCAGGACTGCAATATGCAGATTGCCTGCATGACCGAGCCTTCTAACCTGTTCCATCTGCTGCGTCGCCAGATGCACCGCCAGTTCCGCAAGC CtctgatcatcttcttctcgaagtcGCTGCTGCGTCACCCGATTGCCCGCTCTGACATCGAGGCTTTCAGCGACGACTCGCACTTCCAGTGGATCATCCGCGACCCGGCCCACGGCAACACCATCGACGCaccggagaagatcgagcgcGTGGTTATCTGCTCTGGCCAGGTGTACGCCGCGCTCGTCAAGCACCGCGAGGCCAACGGCATTCGCAACACGGCCATCACCCGTGTCGAGCAGCTGCACCCCTTCCCGTGGgaccagctgcgcgagaacCTGGACAGCTACCCCAACGCCCGCAACATCGTGTGGTGCCAGGAGGAGCCTCTGAACGCCGGTGCCTGGTCCTTCGTCCAGCCGCGCATCGAGACCCTGCTCAACGCAACCGAGCACCACAACCGCCGCCACATCATGTACGCTGGCCGTTCGCCCAGCGCCTCGGTCGCGACCGGTCTCAAGGCCGTCCACctcaaggaggagcaggaatTCCTGGAGGATGCTTTCTCCGTTCACCAGGAGCGTCTGAAGGGCGAGTAA